A region of Bacteroidota bacterium DNA encodes the following proteins:
- a CDS encoding class I SAM-dependent methyltransferase produces MDLKELRLTAGTVAARHPWELARLVVLKDLLRKVDMPPGDQQRMVDLGSGDAFVIEQLLNAHPHWEAAVAVDIAFSDDELQQLRTRFANEGKAIVVFRDMADIPDGFQADCILLLDVLEHIADHEGFLQLLRTQPFIGPHTQLLVTVPAFQVLFGAHDMFVHHYRRYTRRQLCRTLATNGWIPYRSGYFFFSLLGPRILQKLQGSQPSAERGTGAYRPGPLHGLILGSLKLDYWLGQALRTIGLRLPGLSTYAICRVQHPQGQ; encoded by the coding sequence ATGGACCTAAAAGAACTACGTCTAACGGCTGGAACCGTAGCTGCCCGCCACCCCTGGGAGCTTGCACGGCTAGTTGTACTAAAGGATCTACTGCGCAAGGTAGACATGCCGCCCGGAGACCAGCAGCGGATGGTAGATCTGGGTAGCGGGGATGCCTTTGTAATTGAGCAGCTGCTAAACGCACACCCCCACTGGGAGGCGGCTGTAGCCGTAGACATTGCCTTTTCGGATGACGAACTACAACAGCTACGCACCCGCTTCGCCAACGAAGGGAAAGCCATAGTGGTGTTTAGAGACATGGCCGACATACCCGATGGTTTTCAGGCCGACTGCATCCTGCTGCTGGACGTGCTGGAGCACATAGCGGATCACGAGGGCTTCTTGCAGCTACTGCGCACTCAGCCATTTATAGGCCCGCACACCCAGCTGCTGGTTACCGTACCTGCATTTCAAGTGCTCTTCGGTGCACACGATATGTTTGTACACCACTACCGGCGCTACACCCGTCGGCAGCTATGCCGCACCCTGGCGACCAACGGATGGATACCTTATCGCTCCGGCTATTTCTTCTTCTCCCTACTGGGGCCACGCATCCTGCAGAAACTGCAGGGCAGCCAGCCTAGCGCGGAACGAGGCACTGGGGCCTACCGGCCCGGCCCTTTGCACGGGCTTATACTGGGCAGCCTCAAGCTGGACTACTGGCTGGGCCAGGCCCTGCGCACAATCGGCCTGCGGCTGCCTGGCCTCTCCACCTACGCCATCTGCCGCGTACAGCACCCACAAGGGCAGTAG
- the ligA gene encoding NAD-dependent DNA ligase LigA: protein MPAQDTKARMALLEQELERHNRLYYLEDAPEISDRQFDALLEELQQLEKQYPQWANPNSPTQRIGGTITRNFPVYTHLRPMKSLANSYEWEEVEAFDERLRGILGQAQLDYLLQLKIDGVALSLHYEQGELRRGITRGNGVTGDDITANIRTIRNLPLRLHTPHPPAYLEVRGEVYMHREDFDELNAQRVAQGETALMNPRNTTSGTLKLQDSAIVASRRLHFTAYYAAEAEELPDSDAERMALLRRWGFYVSPHTEAVHSLDGVQAYIEKWREKRYTLPFETDGIVIKADRIAQREEAGSTAKSPRWAIAYKYEAEEAETLLQHISYQVGRTGYITPVANLQPVLLAGTTVKRASLYNYDEIQRLDLREGDHVVVAKSGEIIPKVLRVLVEKRDPKAPPLVPPLHCPECGTPLTKPEGEVGCYCPNDEACPPQVKGRIEHFASRKALDIDGLGTEVVAQLVEAGLVRQPADLYLLSPPQLLALDRFAEKSAQNLIQALEASKQQPASRLLFGLGIRHVGETVAEKLLQHFGSIDDLAQASEEEIVALHEIGQKIAHSLVQWFAHPAHYAQYQQLKALGLQTRAKAKAHLSQALAGKRILLSGVFAGYEREELKKLIELHGGQNATSISKKLDYLVAGENMGPAKLEKAQQLNVSIIPLGSLLAMLPPNPPASSL from the coding sequence ATGCCCGCACAGGATACCAAAGCGCGTATGGCCCTGCTGGAGCAGGAGCTGGAGCGCCACAACCGGCTGTACTACCTGGAGGATGCACCGGAGATATCCGATCGGCAGTTTGATGCCCTGCTAGAGGAGCTACAGCAGCTGGAAAAACAATACCCCCAGTGGGCTAACCCCAATAGCCCTACCCAGCGCATAGGGGGCACCATTACCCGGAACTTCCCCGTATACACCCACCTGCGGCCCATGAAGAGCCTGGCAAACAGCTATGAATGGGAAGAAGTGGAAGCCTTTGACGAGCGGCTAAGGGGCATACTGGGCCAGGCGCAGCTGGACTACCTGCTGCAGCTGAAGATAGACGGTGTGGCCCTAAGCCTGCACTACGAGCAGGGCGAACTGAGGCGCGGCATAACCCGTGGGAATGGCGTAACAGGAGACGACATTACCGCCAACATCCGCACCATTCGCAACCTGCCCCTGCGCCTGCACACCCCCCACCCACCCGCCTACCTGGAGGTAAGGGGCGAAGTGTACATGCACCGAGAGGACTTTGACGAGCTGAATGCCCAGCGCGTAGCCCAGGGCGAAACTGCCCTAATGAATCCCCGAAACACCACCAGCGGCACCCTTAAGCTGCAAGATAGCGCCATAGTGGCCAGCCGCAGGCTACACTTCACGGCCTACTACGCCGCCGAGGCCGAGGAACTGCCCGACTCGGACGCGGAGCGCATGGCACTACTACGCCGCTGGGGCTTCTATGTAAGCCCACACACCGAGGCCGTGCACAGCCTGGATGGCGTGCAGGCCTATATAGAAAAGTGGCGTGAAAAGCGCTATACCCTACCCTTCGAAACAGACGGCATCGTCATCAAGGCCGACCGCATCGCCCAGCGCGAAGAGGCTGGCAGCACTGCCAAGAGCCCCCGATGGGCCATAGCCTACAAGTATGAGGCCGAAGAAGCCGAAACCCTGCTACAGCACATCAGCTACCAGGTAGGGCGTACCGGCTACATTACCCCCGTGGCCAACCTGCAGCCCGTGCTCTTGGCAGGCACTACGGTAAAGCGCGCCTCGCTATACAACTACGACGAGATACAACGCCTGGACCTGCGTGAGGGCGACCACGTAGTGGTGGCCAAGAGTGGCGAGATCATCCCCAAGGTGCTACGGGTGCTGGTAGAAAAGCGCGACCCCAAAGCCCCCCCCCTGGTGCCCCCCCTGCACTGCCCCGAGTGTGGAACCCCGCTGACAAAGCCGGAAGGCGAGGTGGGCTGCTACTGCCCCAACGACGAGGCATGCCCACCGCAGGTGAAGGGCCGCATAGAGCACTTTGCCAGCCGAAAAGCCTTGGACATAGACGGGCTAGGAACGGAGGTGGTGGCCCAGCTGGTAGAGGCAGGCCTGGTGCGGCAGCCGGCAGACCTGTACCTGCTAAGCCCGCCACAGCTGCTAGCCCTGGACCGCTTTGCCGAAAAAAGCGCCCAAAACCTGATACAGGCCCTGGAAGCCAGCAAACAGCAGCCGGCCAGCCGCCTGCTCTTCGGCCTGGGCATCCGGCATGTGGGCGAAACCGTGGCCGAGAAACTGCTGCAGCATTTTGGCAGCATAGATGACCTGGCACAGGCCAGCGAAGAAGAAATAGTGGCCCTGCACGAAATAGGACAAAAGATAGCCCACAGCCTGGTACAGTGGTTTGCCCACCCTGCCCACTACGCACAGTACCAGCAGCTAAAGGCCCTGGGGCTGCAAACCCGGGCCAAGGCCAAGGCACACCTGAGCCAGGCACTGGCCGGCAAGCGCATTTTGCTATCCGGGGTATTTGCGGGCTACGAGCGCGAGGAGCTGAAAAAACTCATCGAACTGCACGGGGGCCAAAATGCCACGAGCATCAGCAAAAAACTGGACTACCTGGTAGCCGGAGAAAACATGGGGCCGGCCAAGCTGGAAAAAGCACAACAGCTAAATGTTTCCATTATACCACTAGGCAGCCTGCTAGCCATGCTCCCCCCCAATCCGCCCGCTAGTAGCTTGTAA
- a CDS encoding CoA transferase subunit A, which translates to MINKVVADAEAATRDIPNGAVLMLGGFGLCGIPENCISALLKMGVRNLTCISNNAGVDDFGIGLMLKTRQVKKMMSSYVGENEEFERQLLSGELEVELIPQGTLAERIRAGGAGIPAFYTPAGYGTEVAQGKETRAYNGKMYVLEQGLTADFALVKAWKGDTAGNLVYHHTARNFNPMMAAAGKITIAEVEELVPAGQLDPNQIHTPGVYVQRIFQGTNYEKRIEQRTLRRG; encoded by the coding sequence ATGATAAACAAAGTAGTGGCAGATGCCGAAGCAGCCACCCGAGACATCCCCAACGGGGCCGTGCTCATGCTGGGGGGCTTCGGCCTGTGTGGCATACCCGAAAACTGCATAAGCGCCCTGCTGAAAATGGGCGTTCGAAACCTGACGTGCATCAGCAACAATGCCGGGGTGGACGACTTTGGCATAGGCCTGATGCTGAAAACCCGCCAGGTGAAAAAGATGATGAGCAGCTATGTGGGAGAGAATGAGGAATTTGAACGCCAACTACTGAGCGGAGAACTGGAGGTAGAGCTCATCCCCCAGGGCACCCTGGCCGAGCGAATCCGTGCAGGCGGGGCGGGCATCCCCGCCTTTTATACCCCCGCAGGCTACGGCACCGAGGTAGCCCAGGGCAAGGAAACCCGAGCCTACAACGGAAAAATGTATGTACTGGAGCAAGGGCTGACCGCAGACTTTGCGCTGGTGAAGGCCTGGAAGGGCGACACGGCGGGCAACCTGGTATACCACCACACTGCGCGAAACTTCAACCCCATGATGGCCGCGGCAGGCAAGATCACCATAGCGGAGGTGGAAGAGCTGGTGCCGGCAGGCCAGCTAGACCCCAACCAGATCCACACCCCCGGGGTATATGTGCAGCGCATCTTTCAGGGTACAAACTATGAGAAACGCATAGAGCAGCGCACCCTGCGCCGGGGCTAG
- a CDS encoding RNA-binding protein → MNIYVGNLSHKASEDEVRDLFSAFGQVSSVKIILDRETRQSRGFAFVEMNNESEANSAMEQLNGTEFLGRELRINEARPREDSRSGGGGGGGYNRGGGGGGGYNRGGGGGRDRW, encoded by the coding sequence ATGAATATCTATGTAGGTAATCTGTCGCACAAAGCGTCAGAAGATGAGGTTCGCGATCTATTCAGCGCCTTTGGTCAAGTATCTTCGGTGAAGATCATTCTGGACCGTGAAACCCGCCAATCTCGTGGGTTTGCCTTTGTTGAGATGAACAACGAAAGCGAGGCAAACAGCGCGATGGAGCAGCTAAACGGCACCGAGTTTCTGGGCCGCGAGCTCCGCATTAACGAGGCCCGCCCACGCGAGGACAGCCGTAGTGGCGGCGGTGGCGGCGGCGGATACAACCGTGGCGGCGGTGGCGGTGGTGGATACAACCGTGGCGGTGGCGGCGGAAGAGACCGCTGGTAA
- a CDS encoding prolyl oligopeptidase family serine peptidase, with protein MNPRILLNTLLASLLLQACAEPTTDASTPTAAPISNKIPYPLQQDTTLQIGGMAVSILLPEGPVRADLLVLPGWNYGRMDWCQRTQLCQAARAAGYRLVLPDMHRTLYPWRIYPETRADFRAYATRPWIWDTLIHTLASQHGVLAPGGKNLVMGLSTGARGASLLCLDRPGYFAAVALLSGDYDLPSMPQERISTATYGPYSQHPARWADSLENPMSRAARWRTPVYIGHGLADRVIDPGQSRQFHAALGQGAGVATVLHPASGAGHDYAYWSSETEAILAFFRQQLGGQVK; from the coding sequence ATGAATCCCCGTATCCTGTTAAACACCCTATTGGCCAGCCTCCTGCTCCAGGCCTGTGCAGAGCCCACAACCGATGCGAGCACCCCCACAGCCGCACCCATTTCAAACAAAATACCGTACCCCCTGCAGCAGGACACTACCCTACAGATAGGCGGTATGGCCGTGAGCATCCTGCTACCGGAGGGGCCTGTGCGGGCAGACCTGCTGGTGCTGCCTGGCTGGAACTATGGGCGCATGGACTGGTGCCAGCGCACCCAGCTGTGCCAGGCCGCCCGGGCAGCCGGCTACCGGCTTGTGCTACCGGATATGCACCGCACCCTCTACCCCTGGCGCATCTATCCGGAAACGCGGGCCGACTTCCGGGCCTACGCCACCCGACCCTGGATCTGGGACACCCTGATCCACACCCTGGCAAGCCAGCATGGGGTGCTAGCACCTGGCGGAAAAAACTTGGTTATGGGGCTGAGCACGGGCGCACGCGGCGCCAGCCTGCTGTGCCTGGATAGGCCGGGCTACTTTGCAGCTGTCGCCCTGCTGAGCGGAGACTACGACCTGCCCAGCATGCCGCAGGAGCGCATTAGCACCGCCACCTACGGGCCCTATAGCCAGCACCCCGCCCGCTGGGCCGATAGCCTGGAAAACCCCATGAGCCGCGCAGCCCGCTGGCGCACCCCTGTGTACATAGGCCATGGGCTGGCAGACAGGGTGATAGACCCCGGACAGTCCCGGCAGTTTCATGCCGCACTGGGGCAAGGGGCGGGGGTAGCCACCGTGCTGCATCCGGCCAGCGGGGCCGGGCACGACTATGCCTACTGGAGTAGCGAAACCGAAGCCATCCTGGCCTTCTTCCGCCAGCAGCTAGGCGGGCAGGTCAAATAG
- a CDS encoding TatD family hydrolase, which yields MKLIDTHAHLFSHQFDADRHAMVGRALQVCSHLLLPNIDETTIASMNALAAAYPGHCLPTVGLHPTYVAADYPRQLALLEAELERGGYYGVGETGLDLYWDKTSLARQQESLAEHIRWARHYQLPLILHTRSANEETLRQIEAAQDGSLRGVFHCFSGTAEEGKRMIAAGFHLGIGGTLTYKRSELPAVLPELDPAWLVLETDSPYLAPVPYRGKRNESAYLVHVAEKLAEVLQMDRQTVVEQTSRNARALFDLPA from the coding sequence ATGAAGCTGATTGATACCCATGCCCACCTCTTCAGCCACCAGTTTGACGCGGACCGGCATGCAATGGTGGGCCGTGCGCTACAGGTGTGCAGCCACCTGCTACTGCCCAATATAGACGAAACTACGATAGCCAGCATGAATGCCCTGGCCGCTGCCTATCCGGGCCACTGCCTGCCCACAGTGGGGCTGCACCCCACGTATGTGGCGGCAGACTATCCGCGCCAGCTGGCCCTGCTGGAGGCAGAGCTGGAACGGGGGGGCTACTATGGGGTGGGGGAGACGGGCCTGGACCTGTACTGGGATAAAACCAGCCTGGCACGCCAGCAGGAAAGCCTGGCCGAGCACATCCGCTGGGCCAGGCACTACCAGCTGCCGCTCATCCTGCACACCCGCTCGGCCAACGAGGAGACGCTGCGGCAGATAGAGGCAGCGCAGGATGGCAGCCTGCGGGGGGTATTCCACTGCTTCAGCGGCACGGCCGAGGAGGGCAAGCGCATGATTGCCGCTGGCTTTCACCTGGGTATAGGCGGCACGCTGACGTACAAGCGCAGCGAGCTGCCCGCTGTGCTGCCCGAGCTGGACCCCGCCTGGCTGGTGCTGGAGACAGACAGCCCCTACCTGGCCCCGGTGCCCTACCGTGGCAAGCGCAACGAGAGCGCGTACCTGGTGCATGTGGCCGAAAAGCTGGCCGAGGTGCTACAGATGGACCGGCAGACCGTGGTGGAGCAGACCAGCCGGAATGCGCGTGCCCTATTTGACCTGCCCGCCTAG
- a CDS encoding NUDIX hydrolase, with protein sequence MSTPPEEKNPWQTLSSRVAYENPWIQLTEHQVLNPAGKPGIYGTVHFKNLAIGIIPLDAAGYTWLVGQYRYPLGQYSWEIPEGGGPMGISPEESARRELKEETGLEAQNLQLLVTTHLSNSVSDEVGYVYLATGLTEGSWAPEETEVLQLRRLPFEEAYQMVLRAEITDSLAVAGILRLKLLLLEGSLRL encoded by the coding sequence ATGTCTACTCCCCCCGAAGAAAAAAACCCCTGGCAGACCCTGAGCAGCCGGGTAGCGTACGAAAATCCCTGGATCCAGCTCACCGAGCATCAGGTACTGAACCCGGCAGGCAAGCCGGGCATCTATGGCACGGTACACTTCAAAAACCTGGCCATTGGCATCATCCCCCTGGATGCGGCAGGCTATACCTGGCTGGTGGGGCAGTACCGCTACCCCCTGGGGCAGTACAGCTGGGAGATACCCGAGGGCGGGGGGCCAATGGGCATCTCCCCCGAGGAGAGTGCACGCCGCGAGCTGAAGGAAGAGACCGGACTGGAGGCGCAAAACCTGCAACTGCTGGTAACCACCCACCTGAGCAATTCGGTATCCGATGAGGTGGGCTATGTATACCTGGCCACGGGCCTAACCGAGGGCAGCTGGGCACCAGAGGAGACAGAGGTGCTGCAGCTGCGCAGGCTCCCCTTTGAGGAGGCCTACCAGATGGTGCTGCGGGCCGAGATAACTGATAGCCTGGCCGTAGCCGGCATCCTGCGGCTAAAGCTGCTGCTGCTGGAGGGCAGCTTGCGCTTGTAA
- a CDS encoding HAD family phosphatase, with product MASLFSIPNGVTTIFFDLGGVLLEIDPGRTQKALTELLGGGDQVVRFDIHAQEALFLDFERGSLSPEDLRRGAMTHFGVAVADEAFDHAWNQVLLQPFPWAHRAVQQAGSRYRTALLSNTNAIHYQAFRAAMQPTFALMERLFLSYELGSRKPEPTIYQQALAQMGVQPSEVLFIEDNAENIATARQLGLHTLHLTQPQVLETLFG from the coding sequence ATGGCTTCATTATTTTCTATCCCAAACGGTGTAACCACCATCTTTTTTGACCTGGGCGGGGTACTGCTGGAGATAGACCCTGGCCGTACGCAAAAGGCCCTGACGGAACTGCTGGGTGGGGGCGACCAGGTGGTTCGTTTTGACATCCACGCCCAGGAGGCGCTGTTTCTGGACTTTGAGCGGGGCAGCCTAAGCCCGGAGGACCTACGCCGGGGGGCCATGACACACTTTGGCGTAGCGGTGGCAGACGAGGCCTTTGACCACGCGTGGAACCAGGTGCTGCTGCAGCCCTTCCCTTGGGCACACCGGGCGGTACAGCAGGCAGGGAGCCGCTACCGCACCGCCCTGCTAAGCAATACCAATGCCATCCACTACCAGGCATTCCGGGCGGCTATGCAGCCCACCTTTGCCCTGATGGAGCGGCTATTCCTGAGCTATGAGCTAGGCAGCCGAAAGCCCGAGCCCACCATCTACCAGCAGGCACTGGCCCAGATGGGCGTACAGCCCAGCGAGGTGCTCTTTATAGAAGACAATGCCGAAAACATAGCCACTGCACGGCAGCTGGGCCTGCACACCCTGCACCTTACCCAGCCGCAGGTGCTCGAGACGCTGTTCGGCTAG
- the uvrC gene encoding excinuclease ABC subunit UvrC — protein sequence MESVEDIRKSLPEQPGVYKYYDREGKLLYIGKAKSLKKRVNSYFTKTHPDYKTQLLVRQIAYIQYVVTNNELEALLLENSLIKEHQPKYNIDLKDGKSYPYICIKNERFPRVFSTRQKTRDGSSYYGPYPSVGTMRALLRFLHDNFQLRTCKYNLSAANIAAGKFRPCLEYHIGRCKAPCVALQAEDDYNANIRQVRQVLRGSFGRVLAELKEQMNEAVEQLQYERAHYLKIRMEQLQKHKQKSTIVSEQVHNVEVFTVARQDKLTVVNHFKMQSGSIITTHAFDSWDKHGEDLSEVLTAAILRVAAEDEDFHPHILVNVLPSPDELPATCQAQVPERGDERKIVELGLKNCEVLLEEKLQRKYEQRANDPQQRLLRRAMEDLKLARLPYHIECFDNSNIQGYAPVSSCVVFRNGRPAKRDYRVYNIRTVEGPDDFASMREVVYRRYRRLLEEEKPLPDLVLIDGGKGQLSHALEALEELGLRGQLPILSIAKRLEEIYYPDDPVPLYIDKKSPTLRLLQQLRDEAHKTAIEYHRKKRDEKTLKTELTEIAGIGPGTAKKLLSHFRSLKKVKEASLNELIPVVGEAKAEAVHRHYQAYRAAQRAG from the coding sequence ATGGAATCCGTAGAAGACATCCGAAAAAGCCTGCCCGAGCAGCCCGGTGTGTACAAATACTACGATCGGGAGGGGAAACTGCTGTACATAGGCAAAGCCAAAAGCCTGAAAAAACGGGTAAACAGCTACTTTACCAAAACCCACCCCGACTACAAGACCCAGCTACTGGTGCGCCAGATAGCCTACATCCAGTATGTAGTAACCAACAACGAATTGGAGGCCCTGCTGCTGGAGAATAGCCTGATAAAAGAACATCAGCCCAAATACAACATCGACCTGAAGGATGGCAAGAGCTATCCCTACATCTGCATCAAAAACGAGCGATTCCCCCGTGTATTCAGTACCCGGCAAAAAACCAGGGACGGCAGCAGCTACTACGGCCCATACCCCAGCGTGGGCACTATGCGGGCTCTGCTGCGCTTTCTGCACGACAATTTCCAGCTGCGTACCTGCAAATACAATTTGAGCGCCGCAAACATTGCCGCCGGCAAGTTTCGTCCTTGCCTGGAGTACCACATTGGCCGCTGCAAGGCACCCTGTGTGGCCCTGCAGGCCGAGGATGACTACAACGCGAACATCCGGCAGGTGCGGCAGGTGCTGCGTGGCAGCTTTGGCCGGGTATTGGCCGAGCTGAAGGAGCAGATGAATGAGGCCGTGGAGCAGCTGCAGTACGAGCGGGCCCACTACCTGAAAATCCGGATGGAGCAGCTGCAAAAGCACAAACAAAAGAGCACCATCGTGAGTGAGCAGGTGCACAACGTGGAGGTGTTTACCGTAGCGCGGCAGGATAAGCTAACGGTAGTAAACCACTTCAAGATGCAGAGTGGCTCCATCATCACCACCCATGCCTTCGATAGCTGGGACAAGCATGGCGAAGACCTGAGCGAGGTGCTGACCGCCGCCATCCTGCGGGTGGCAGCCGAGGATGAGGATTTCCATCCCCACATCCTGGTAAATGTGCTGCCCAGCCCCGACGAACTGCCCGCTACCTGCCAGGCACAGGTGCCCGAGCGCGGCGATGAGCGCAAGATTGTGGAGCTGGGCCTGAAAAACTGCGAGGTGCTGCTGGAAGAAAAACTGCAACGCAAGTATGAGCAGCGCGCCAACGACCCCCAGCAGCGCCTGCTGCGCCGTGCCATGGAAGACCTGAAGCTGGCCCGGCTGCCCTACCACATCGAGTGCTTTGACAATAGTAACATACAGGGCTATGCCCCCGTTAGCAGCTGCGTAGTATTCCGGAATGGCCGACCCGCCAAGCGCGACTACCGTGTGTACAACATCCGCACCGTAGAGGGGCCAGACGACTTTGCCAGCATGCGCGAGGTGGTATACCGCCGCTACCGCCGCCTGCTGGAAGAAGAAAAACCCCTGCCCGACCTGGTGCTGATAGACGGGGGGAAGGGCCAGCTGAGCCATGCCCTGGAGGCCCTGGAGGAACTGGGCCTGCGCGGCCAGCTGCCCATCCTGTCCATAGCCAAGCGGCTGGAGGAGATATACTACCCCGACGACCCGGTGCCCCTGTATATCGATAAGAAAAGCCCCACCCTGCGCCTGCTGCAGCAGCTGCGAGACGAGGCACACAAAACTGCCATAGAATACCACCGCAAGAAACGGGACGAGAAGACCCTGAAGACCGAGCTGACCGAGATAGCGGGCATAGGCCCCGGAACGGCCAAGAAGCTATTGAGCCATTTTCGCAGCCTGAAAAAGGTGAAGGAGGCCAGCCTGAACGAACTGATACCCGTGGTGGGCGAGGCCAAGGCCGAGGCGGTGCATAGGCACTACCAGGCCTATCGGGCGGCGCAGCGGGCAGGCTAG